In one Macaca fascicularis isolate 582-1 chromosome 6, T2T-MFA8v1.1 genomic region, the following are encoded:
- the LECT2 gene encoding leukocyte cell-derived chemotaxin-2, translated as MFSTKVLLLAGLISTALAGPWANICAGKSSNEIRTCDRHGCGQYSAQRSQRPHQGVDILCSAGSTVYAPFTGMIVGQEKPYQNKNAINNGVRISGRGFCVKMFYIKPIKYKGPVKKGEKLGTLLPLQKVYPGIQSHVHIENCDLSDPTAYL; from the exons CACTGGCAGGGCCATGGGCTAATATATGTGCTGGCAAGTCTTCCAACGAGATCCGGACGTGTGACCGCCATGGCTGTGGACAGTACTCTGCTCAAAG AAGTCAGAGGCCTCACCAGGGTGTGGACATCTTGTGCTCTGCTGGATCTACTGTGTATGCACCATTCACTGGAATGATTGTGGGCCAGGAGAAACCTtatcaaaacaaaaatgctatCAATAATGGTGTTCGAATATCTGGAAGAG gtttttgtGTCAAAATGTTCTACATTAAGCCAATTAAGTATAAAGGTCCTGTTAAGAAGGGAGAAAAACTTGGAACTCTATTGCCCTTGCAGAAAGTTTATCCTGGCATACAGTCGCACGTGCACATTGAAAACTGTGACTTGAGTGACCCTACTGCATACCTGTAA